A segment of the Flavobacterium azooxidireducens genome:
ATGGCAACATACAATAAAAGAGGATTTAAATCGCCTAAACCAAAAGAAATTGAAGATATTGAAGAGAATGTAGATGTTGATGCAAAAGACAGTACTACGGCAGAGGTTTTCAATACATTAGACGTTGGAGCTTCTAAAGCAGAAGAATGGGTTGTTAGAAATCAAAAATATATTTTCGGTATAGTAGGTGCTATTGCAGTGGTAACTGTTGGTTTCCTTTTATATCAAAAATTTGTTGTTGAGCCAAAACAGTTGGAAGCTGCGGACGAAATGTTTGTTGCACAACAAAATTTTCAACAAGCAATTGATGCAACAACTGGTCAAGATAGTTTGTTTAATTTAGCTTTAAATGGTGCTGAAGGAAAATTCGGTTTCATTAAAATTGCCGAAGAATATTCAGGAACTGATGCCGGAAATTTAGCAAACTACTATGCCGGAATTGCTTATTTGAACACTGGAAAAAATACAGAAGCGATTGCCCATTTAGATAAATTTTCTTCTGACGATATGATTTTAAGTACTTTAGCACAAGGAGCTATTGGTGATGCTTTTGCTCAAAAAAATCAGTTAAAAGAAGCATTAGACTATTACAAGAAAGCTGCTGAAATGAATGTAAACGATCTAACGACACCACGATTTTTGTTAAAAGCTGGTCAAACGGCTTATACTTTGGGACAAAAAGCGGATGCGTTGAAATATTTTACAGAAATCAAAGAAAAATATGAATCGGCTCCAGAGGCGAGAAACATAGATGGTTTAATCGGAATGGCTCAATAAATATGGCAACCGAAAATAAAAATTTATCACAATACGATAAAAACACACTCCCAAACGTAAGTCAACTTTCGTTTGGGATTGTTGTTTCTGAGTGGAATGAAACCATTACCGAAGGACTTTTTCAAGGAGCTTTAGATACCTTGTTAGATTGCAATGTAAACCCTGAAAACATCATTCGCTGGAATGTTCCGGGAAGTTTTGAATTGATTTACGGCTGTAAAAAAATGATGGACAAACATCCAAATTTAGCCGGAATTATTGCAATAGGAAGTGTAATTCAAGGTGAAACCAAACATTTTGATTTTGTATGCGAAGGCGTAACACAAGGCATCAAAGATTTGAATATTTTAGGAAAAATGCCTGTTATATTTTGTGTTCTAACGGATAATAACATGCAACAATCGCTTGACAGAAGTGGTGGCAAGCATGGTAACAAAGGTGTTGAAGCTGCCGTAGCGGCAGTTAAAATGACAGATTACATATAACAAGTATTCAAATTCATAATTTAAAGCCAAAGTCATTCGATTTTGGCTTTTTTAGTTAAAAACTAACAAAACTTTCACACCGTTAAATTTTCTAGTCATTTTAGAATTCATTAACTTTGAATGATAATATTTAAAACATGCTGAAAAGATCATTATTCAAATTGCCCAAAAACAAAAGTTTTAATTACACTCCCCGTTATTACGAAGGAAAGGAGCAGGGCAATATTTATGATTTTGAATCGAAGTTCTATAAAAACCGCGAAACTGTAAATTACAATGATTATCGTTCGCACTGGAATGATGCTCGGAATGAAAGTCGCCACCGCGGAAACAGAGAAATTAATTACCGACTTATAGCCATTGTTTTAGTATTAGTGTTATTATTTTTATTCGTAATCGATTTCGATTTATCCATATTTAGACAAAGATAATGTCGAGTATCATTCAATTACTTCCCGATCACGTAGCCAATCAAATTGCCGCCGGTGAGGTCGTTCAGCGACCCGCTTCTGTGGTGAAAGAATTATTGGAAAATGCCGTAGATGCCAAAGCAAGCGACATTAAACTGATTGTGAAAGATGCCGGAAGATCACTTATTCAAGTGATTGATAACGGTCTGGGCATGAATGTGACCGATGCAAGAATGTGTTTTGAACGACACGCTACTTCAAAAATTCGTCATGCCGAAGATTTGTTTTCTCTTTATACCAAAGGTTTTAGAGGAGAAGCATTGGCTTCCATTGCTGCGATTGCTCATGTGGAACTCAAAACCAAACAAGAACAAGACGAGTTAGGAACGCACATTATCATTGAAGGAAGTAAATTTATTTCGCAAGATCCATCCGTTTTACCAAAAGGGACCTCGTTTGCCGTGAAAAATTTATTTTTCAATATTCCTGCCCGACGAAATTTTCTTAAATCGGACACGGTGGAGCATCGTCATATTGTAGATGAATTTCAACGGGTAGCTTTGGCTCACCCGAATATTCATTTTACGTTTATTCATAATGGTGGCGAATTGTTTAATTTGCCTTCTTCCAATTTAAGACAACGGATTGTCGCCATGTTTTCAGGTAAAACCAATGAAAAATTAGTTCCGATTTCGGAAGAAACAGAGATTGTAAAAGCACAAGGATTTGTTTCTAAGCCCGAGTTTTCTAAAAAAAGCAGAAGCGAACAATTCTTTTTTGTGAATAACCGATTTATCAAAAGTGGTTATTTGCATCATGCGGTTATGGCTGCTTATGAAGGTTTACTGAAAGACGGTATGCAACCTGGCTATTTTATTTATTTGGATGTACCGCCAAATACTATCGATATTAATATTCATCCAACCAAAACGGAAATCAAATTTGATGACGAGCATGCGTTGTATGCCATTTTGCGTTCAACGGTTAAACATAGTTTAGGTCAATTTAATGTGGCTCCGGTATTGGATTTTGAACGTGATCCGAATTTGGACACACCCTATAACTATCAAGAAAAAGATGCTTCCATGCCATTGATTCAGGTGGATGCTAATTTTAATCCGTTTGCAGAAGATAAACCTACTAAAACTTTTTCGGGTTCCGGTTATCGGGAGAGAAAATCTGAAACGGCAAATTGGGAAAGTTTGTATGTTGGATTGAAAAATGACACACAAGAAATTGAGAATATCACGTTTGAACAAGATGCGGTTACAAGTTCGTTATTTAATGACAATGAAATTGAAGAAAACAAAAACCGAACGTATCAAATTCATAAGAAATATATTGTAAGTTCTATTAAATCGGGAATGATGGTGATCGATCAGCAAAGGGCTCATCAACGGATTTTGTATGAACAATATTTAAAAAATATAACGGTGCAACAAGCTTCGAGTCAACATTTGTTGTTTCCAATTGAATTGTATTTTTCGGTGAATGAAATTGAATTAATTAAGGATTTAAAAATGTCTTTGGAAAACACCGGATTTGTTTTTGATTCGATTGAAAACGATAAATTAACCATTTCAGGAATTCCTATTTTGGTTACCGAGAGTGAAGTAGCTATTGTTTTGGAAGAATTGATGAACGATTTACAAAACGGCATTCCGGATAGCAGTTTTAGTTTAAACGACAGCATTGCTAAATCAATGGCCAGAAGTTTGGCCGTGCGAACCGGAACGTATTTAACCGAAAGAGAACAGGAAAACATTGTAAACGGACTTTTTGCTTGCAAAGAACCGGATGTTTCGCCTTTTAATAAACCCACTTTCATCACGATTAGCGTAGATGATTTAGATAAAAAATTTGCGATATGATGCGAATGACCGAAACAGTAAAGCAATTACTCATTATCAATGTTATTTTTTACATTGGTTCAAACACAATTGCTCCTGCAGCCTATGATTATTTGGCCTTGCATTATCCATTAAACGAAGGTTTTAGATGGTGGCAACCCATTACACACATGTTCATGCACGCTCAGATGCCTAATTTGATGCATATTTTCTTTAATATGTTCGGATTAATTATGTTTGGTTCTGCATTGGAACACTTTTGGGGATGGAAAAAATTTCTGTTTTTTTACATTTCCTGTGGGCTTGGTGCTGCATTATTGCACATGGGAATGACTTATTATGAGATTAATACGTTGATGTCACAGTTATCAGATTTGAATTTAACTGAAGCGGATGTAAATTACCTATTGAGTACTAATCATTTTCAACATTTTGATAGTGATGGTAAAATTATATCAGGAAAATTAAATGAAATTCTGGAGCGAGTGAATGCAAGCCAAGATCAGTATAATATAATTGTTCAAGCAGCAAATGAATATCGAACCACTGCTGTTGGTGCTTCTGGAGCATTATATGGCGTTTTGGCTGCTTTTGCGTTCATGTTTCCCAATGCAGAATTGATGATGCTGTTTATCCCTATTCCAATTAAAGCGAAGTATTTTGTTCCGGCTTTGGTAGCCTTCGATTTGTTTATGGGAATACAAGGTGGTTCAATTTTTGGAAGTGGAGGTGGAATTGCTCATTTTGCTCACGTTGGTGGTGCTGTTACCGGATTTTTGATGATGTGGATGTGGAAGAAAAACCAGTTTAATGATAAGCGGTGGGATTAGTTTGAAGATGGAAGATGGAAGATTAAGATGGAGGAAAATTGAATAGGTAAAAGATATAGAAATGAGTATTTTGAACGAAATAAAACAACAATTTAGAATGGGTGGCGTAACTGAAAAGTTAATCTACCTTAATGTGATTTTGTTTGCTGTTCCATGGATTTTAAAAGGAATTTTGTCGCTTTTTGGAATTGGTTTCGGTTTTACAGAATACATTAGTTTGTCTTCCAATCCATCGGATTTGCTATGGAAGCCTTGGTCTGTTTTGACATATGCTTTTTTTCATGCCGATTTTTTTCACATTTTGTTTAATTTAATCGTATTGAATTTTGCCGGACGATTGTTTCTCACATTTTTTACCCAAAAGCAATTGTTGAGTTTATATTTAATGGGAGCCATTTTTTCAGGAGTCATTTTTATCATTAGCTATTTGGTTTTTCCGGCTTTGATAAATAGAAATGCTTTGTTAATTGGAGCTTCGGGAGCAATCATGGCGGTGGTTTTTGCAACTACTACATACGCTCCGCACATGCAAGTTAGATTGTTGTTGATTGGAACAGTGAAACTTTGGTATATTGCCGTATTTTATTTGATTATCGATTTTATAAGTCTATCTTTTAATAATGTTGGCGGACATATTGCTCATTTAGGAGGTGCTTTGTTCGGGTATTTATATAGTTCTCAACTTAAAAATGGTACAGATATCACAAAACCGTTTACTTCTTTTGTAGATGGTTTAGTGAATTTATTTAGAGGAAGAAAATCGGCACCGTTTAAAAAAGTGCATAAGAATGAATCATTTGCAAAGCCAAAACCTGCAGCGAAAGATAAAACACAGCAACAAATTGATGAGATTTTAGATAAAATCAGTAAATCGGGTTATGATAGTTTGACAAAGGAGGAGAAGGAGTTTTTGTTTAAGGCGGGGAAGAGTTAGGAAGGTTTCGGGTTACGGGTTGAAAGTTGTTGGGACTTGTGAAGTAGCACGTATTTTGCCCCCGACCTGCCTACCGTCAGGCAGGTTGTAACGGAAAGCATTTTGCAGGATTGGCGGACATTTTTCTTGCCAAAAAATTGCGACCTTGCCCCGATAGCTATCGGGATCATTTTTGGGCTTAGAAAATGCCGACAAGACAAAAAATCTTGCAGTGAAAAGCGGGATTAGGCACATAATTATTTTTAATTTTTGAATGTTTAATATAACGGAATGAAGAACCTAGGATGGTTTAATAAAGTGATTTTGTTTTTTAATATAGTGCTTACTGTATTAACGTTTGTTGCTTATATTTTGCCTTTTTTGGCTCCTAGACTTTTTCCGATTCTTTCGGTTTTAACGCTTTTTTTACCGTTGATGTTGATTCTCAATTTATTGTTTTTTAGCTATTGGCTCATTCAGTTCAAACGGCAAATGCTGTTGTCGGGGATTGTTTTGTTGTTGGGAATTACTTTTGTAAATAAATTTTATAAGCTTTCTGAAACGAATTTGCCCAAGGAAGAAAATGATTTTGTGGTGATGAGTTATAACGTTCGGCTGTTTAATTTGTATGATTGGATTGAGCGTGATGTGAGTTTGCCGATTTCTACTTTTATTAAGGAACAAACTCCGGATATTTTGTGTATTCAGGAATTTTCGAATCGGAATGAGGTTGATTTTCGAGTGTATAAGCATAAATATGTTTTTATTGAAGGAAAGAATACGAAACTTGGCCAGGCTATTTTTTCTAAGTATCCGATTGTGAATGAAGGTGTTATTCCGTTTCCGAATTCAACGAATAACGCAATTTATGCAGATGTTAAACGAGGAAAAGATACGATTCGGGTCTATAGTATGCATTTGCAGTCGATTAAAATTACGCCCGATGTTCATGAAATTGATGAGAATATTCAAGGTGTTTCGCAAGATCAGTCCAAACGGATGCTTCGCAGAATGAGTACATCGTTTAAATCGCAGCAAAATCAGGCAGAGATTATTAAAAAGCACAAAGCGGATTGTAAATATCCGATTATTATTTGTGGCGATATGAATAATAGTCCGTTTTCGTTTGTTTACCGAAGTATCAAAGGCGATTTGAATGATGCATTTGAAGAAGCCGGTTCCGGTTTTGGCACAACGTATAGTTTTAAATACTATCCAGCTCGAATTGATTATATTTTTACGGATAAAAAATTTGTGGTCAAACAGTTTAGTTCTTTTCCGAATTTTAGGAATTCAGACCACTTTCCGATTGTTACACGATTGGCTTTTGAAACAGAAAAGTAAGTTATAATTGCTGTTTTTTCAGATAATCTAAAGCATATCTCCCTTCGTTAAAAAGTAAATCTAAAACACTTAAATTGTTCAGAAATCCGTGTTTTTCACCAAATACTTGCGTGTAACGTTCGCATTGGGTTTGATCTTTTTTTCCGTTGGCTAAATAACGAAAATCGGATACATCATTCACTTCGTGAAAATACTCAATTGTTTTTTCGGGAGAAATGGAAATTCCTACGCATTGATTGAGTAGTTCAAAAACTTCCAAATTCAAATCCATTAAAAAAGTGTGCTTTTTTTGAAAAATAGGAGCGATGTCGTCTTCAAAATATTCAAAAAAAGGAGAAGTTCTGTAGGCTGCTTCTAGCGATTTGAAATGTTGTTTTTGCCAATTGAAATCCGGTTCAATTTTTACATCTTTACACTTTTGATTGCCTACTTTGCTGTGTTTTATCGGAATGTTGAGCATTTGAATTCCATTCGGACTATAGATGTACATTCTGTTGCGGTTGGTTTGTTTTTGGAAGTTATCTTCCATTTCAAACACAACTTGTTCAGCTTGCACCATTGCAGCATAATGACTGATAGACGGGAAATAGGTAGGATGAACGAGTGCTTTCATTAGTTATAAATCAGCCTTCTTTTTCTTTCTTTTTCTATAGAAATCAAAGCCAAACCATCCGGCTAAAAGAATTACGAAGTAAATAAAATAAGAAACCGGTTCACCGCTTCCACCAACTGTTGTGAACAATCTATTCCAACGGATTTTATCGATTGCTTTACTCCATGGAACATTTTGGTCTAAACTCATCCAAATGAATACGGGTTTTCCAACAATATGATCGGCTGGAACATAACCCCAATAACGGCTGTCTTCCGAGTTGTGGCGGTTGTCTCCCATCATCCAATAATAATCCATTTTAAAAGTGTAGTCTTTGACAACTTTTCCGTTAATACGTATTTCATCACCATTTACTTGCAAATCATTTTTCTCATAATCGGTAATGATCATTTTATAAAAAGGCAATGTTTCTTTATTTAAAGCAACAGTTTTTCCGGCTTGAGGAATGTAGATTGGACCGTAATTGTCGGTGTTCCAGTTTTTTGTATGGGGAAAAACACTGGTTGTTCCATCGGTATCAATTCTTTTTGTAACCGATTTTACGATTGGATTATTTCTTAATCGAGCTGCATTTTCATCGGTTACTGCAAAAAAGGTATATGAATTCTGAGAATTTACGCTAACGCCATCTGTAATTTGAAGATCGTTGTAAACATAATCAGGATTAAATTGCGTTCCGTCTGTAATAACGTCATAGGAATATTGAACTTTCTGACGGTCATGCATTGGAAGCATTTTCCCATTAACATAAACATCTCCGTTTTTAATTTGAAGACTGTCTCCCGGAATTCCTAAACAGCGTTTTACATAATTTGATTTTTTATCAAGTGGTTTATCTACTCTTCTTCCTGATCTATCTCTGAATTTATAAACCGTATCAATCGGCCAATTAAACACCACAATGTCATTTGTTTTAATACTTTCAATTCCCGGAAAACGGAAAGAAGGTAGTTGCGGCCAACTTAAATAGGATTTTGTTCGAACTATCGGAATAGAATCGTGCACCATTGGTAAACCAACTGCTGTAGTTGGAGTTCTTGCACCGTAATGAAATTTACTTACAAAAAGAAAATCACCAACTAACAAAGATTTTTCTAAGGAAGATGTTGGAATAACAAACGGTTGCATCACATACGTATGAACAGTTGTTGCCACAACAATTGCAAAAAGAATCGAACTCACAAAATCTGCTGTAGCATTTTTGGGATGTAATGAACGGTCTTTGATGTGTGTAACGTCTTGTGTATAATTCACATAATAGATGTATAAACCTAAAGTAGCAACACCTAAAATCGTGTCTAATTGCGAATTTTTCCCGAAACTTCTCAAGGTTTCCACCCAAACAACAGGAAACATAATTAGGTTTACAATTGGAATAAAAAGTAAAAAAGCCCACCACCAAGGACGGTTTATAATTTTCATCAAAATGATTGCATTGTAAACAGGAACGGCTGCTTCCCACGATTTTCTACCAGCTTTTTGATATAATTTCCAAGTTCCTAAATAGTGTACAATTTGTATCACCAAGAAGAATATAAACCATTGATATAATGTCATTTTTACTGTTTTTTAATTTCGTTTTTGCTTGTCAACGAAAGTCAAGTTCTTAATTAGTGCTCAAATATAGAAAACGTTACCAATTTAACGTTTATTTATAATGATTTTGCTATGATTTATTTTAAATCTAATACATCTTTCATTGTAAAAACACCTTTTTTACCTACAATCCATTCGGCGGCAATCACGGCACCAAAAGCAAATCCATCGCGGTTGTGAGCGGTGTGTTTGATTTCGATGGTATCTACTTCCGATTGATAAAAAATGGAGTGTGTGCCGGGAACATTGTCTTCTCTTTTTACATCAATAAACAAATCATCTGAATTTGGGTTTTCGATGCTCCAGTTATTTTTGTTTGTATGATTGATGATTGAATTGGCTAATGAAATTGCTGTTCCGCTGGGTTTGTCTAATTTTTGGGTGTGATGAATTTCTTCCATCGAAACATTGTATTGATTGAATTTTGACATCATTTTAGCCAAATAATCATTCAATTCAAAAAATAAATTTACGCCTAAACTAAAATTAGAACCATAAATAAAAGCGGCATTTTTTTCTTTACAAAGGTTCACCATTTTATGATAATCTTCTAACCAACCTGTTGTTCCGGAAACAACCGGAATTCCGTTTTCAAGACAAGTTGAGATATTGTTAACAGCAGAATCAGGCACACTGAAATCAATAGCTACGTCAGTGTTTTCTAAACCTTCAAAGGAATCAGAACTTCCTTTTCGCAATATAATTTCATGGCCGCGTTCTAAGGCAATTCGTTCGATTACCTTTCCCATTTTTCCGTATCCTAAAAGTGCAATTTTCATTAAAATCTGTAATTCAAAGTTAATCCAACGTTGTACTTGTAGTCAATTTCATTTCTGCTAAGATCTGGAGTTAATGATAAATTATCGTTTACATTAAATTGCATGAGATGAGCACCAACATTGGCATCAATTATATTTAAGACATAAAAACCAATCATTACGGCGGTTGAAATGTCTCTATTTCGTTCGAAACCTCTTTGAGCGTTTATTAAAACGGCATCAGAATAAACACCAAAATAACGGTCGTCGGTATAACCTTCTAACCTTCTTTTATAAATGTCTCGGAATTCTTTGTATTTTTTATTACTATCATTATAAAAATAATAACCAATTGCCAAACCACCATAAACAATAGGAACTTTCCAATATTGTTTGTTATAAACTTGTCCTAAACCAGGAATAACTGCCGAATAAAAAGCCGCTTTTGCAGGTGTTAATGGATCGATGGGTTTGTAGGATGTAGAGTCTTTTGTGATTCTTACTTCTTCAAACTGAACTTGTGCAATAGCCGAATTTATTCCAAAAAGGAAAAAAGAAAAAAGTATGATTCGAGAAACAACCACTATCCTTTAATTAAAGCAATAATTCGTTGAAAATCAGCTTCAGATTTAAACGGAATAGTTATTTTTCCTTTTCCGTTGGCATCAATTTTCACGTCAACTTTTGTACCTAAAACTGTTCCGATTTCTTTTTTATCAGATTCTGCAACTACAAATGCCGAAGCAGATTTTGCAGTTTTTCCGGATTTTGGTTTTAAACCTTCCTGATAATTTTTTACCAATGTTTCAGTATCACGAACAGAAAGATTCTGACTGATGATTTTGTGGTAAATGTCTGACTGAGCATCTTCATCTTCAATATTGATTAATGCACGACCGTGTCCCATCGAAATAAAACCATCACGAATTCCGGTTTGAATAATCGGATCTAATTTTAATAATCGAAGGTAATTGGCAATCGTAGAGCGTTTTTTACCCACTTTATCACTCATTTGTTCTTGCGTTAACTGAATTTCATCAATCAAACGTTGATACGAAAGTGCAATTTCAATTGGATCTAAATCATGACGTTGGATATTTTCCACCAAAGCCATCACTAGCGATTCATTGTCGTTGGCAATTCGGATATAAGAAGGAATAACGGTTAATCCGGCTATTTTTGAAGCACGAAGTCTTCGTTCACCGGAAATTAACTGATACTTATTAAAATCTAATTTTCTAACAGTAATCGGCTGAATTACACCCAATTCTTTGATAGATGTTGCCAATTCCTGAAGTGTTTCTTCATTAAAATTGCTTCTGGGCTGAAACGGATTTATTTCGATTGCCTCAATTTCAAGCTCAATAATATTCCCAACCACTTTATCGGCATTTTTATCATTTACCGATTTGATGTCGTTTTCCGGGTCTTTCAATAAAGCCGATAATCCTCTTCCTAATGCTTGTTTTTTAGTGGCTTGTGTCATAAAATCCTAGCTATTTTTTTTGATAATTTCTTCTGCTAAACTCAAGTAATTGTTGGCTCCTTTGCTGGTTGCATCAAAATTAATGATGCTTTCGCCAAAACTTGGAGCTTCACTTAATTTCACATTTCGTTGAATAATGGTTTTAAAAACCATATCGTTAAAATGCTTTTGTACTTCTTCCACCACTTGGTTCGATAAACGCAAACGGGAATCATACATCGTTAACAATAATCCTTCAATATCCAAATCGGGATTATGCAATTTTTGAACACTTTTGATGGTGTTTAATAATTTTCCTAAACCTTCCAACGCAAAATATTCGCATTGAATCGGAATCACTACACTGTCGGCTGCGGTTAAGGCATTCAACGTTAATAATCCCAAAGAAGGAGCACAGTCAATCAAAATATAATCATATTGATCTTTGATGGATGCCAATGCTTCTTTGAGCATATATTCACGATTTTCTTTATCGACCAATTCTATTTCAATGGCAACCAAATCAATGTGAGCAGGGATAACATCTACGTTGGGAGCAGAACATTTCATCACCGCTTCTTGTGGCGTGTTGCTGTGCTCTAAAACTTGGTAAGATCCAATCGCAACACCATCTACATCAATGCCTAATCCCGAACTGGCATTTGCCTGAGGATCAGCATCAATTAGTAATACTTTTTTTTCTAAAACACCTAGTGAGGCCGCTAAATTAACGGTTGTTGTTGTTTTTCCAACGCCTCCTTTTTGATTCGCAATTGCAATAATTTTGCCCATTGATTCGATTAAATTTGAGCCGTAAAATTACGATTATTTATGGGTTTTTCAACGTCAAGTTGTTAACAAATGTTAATTGTTTTGTGTACAATTAATTAGCTAAAAATCGGTGGATTTTATTTGCTCTTTTTCGATTTAATCATTGCTTCAAGCATATCCCACATATGTTCAGGAATTTGTTCTAACAAATTAAATTGACCTGCTCCTTTGAGCCATTCGCCACCATCAATGGTAATCACTTCGCCATTTACATAAGCAGAAAAATCAGAAACTAAATAAGCCGCCAAATTGGCTAATTCCTGATGATCACCCACACGATTTAACGGTACTTTTTTAGCCATATCAAATTTTTCCGCTAAATCTCCCGGAAGTAATCGATCCCAAGCTCCTTTGGTTGGAAATGGTCCCGGAGCAATCGCATTACTTCGGATTCCGTATTTTGCCCATTCAACAGCCAAACTTCTTGTCATCGCTAAAACGCCAGCTTTGGCTGTGGCACTAGGAACTACATAAGCAGAACCCGTCCAAGCATACGTTGTCACAATATTTAAAATCACTGAACTTTCTTGTTTGGTGTCGATCCAATGTTTTCCAAAAGCTAATGTGCAGTTTTTGGAACCTTTTAAAACAATATCGATGATGGTATCAAACGCATTCGCGGATAATCGTTCGGTGGGAGAAATGAAATTTCCAGCCGCATTGTTTAGTAAAACATCCACTTTTCCGAATTTTTTCAAAACTTCCTCAAGCATCGCTTCCACTTGTTCATAAAAACGAACATCGCATTGCAACGGCAAACACGTTCCGCCGGTTTCCTTTTCTAATTCGGCTGCGGTGGTTTTTAATTTATCTAAATCTCTGGAAGTAATGGCAACTTTTGAACCTAATTCTAAAAAGTATTTGGTCATCGCTTTTCCGAGACCGCTACCGCCTCCGGTTACTACAATTACTTTGCCTTCTAAGGCGTTATCACGTAGCATTTTTGCTGAAAAATTCATATAAAATATAGTTTTTGGTAAAGATATTAATTCAGTTAAAGTATGAAATATTTTTAGCATTTAGCTAACAAAATTATTTTATTATTAAAAGTCGTTCCGCAGCTTTCATCAACATTTCATCATCTTTAGCAAAACAAAACCGTATGCGTTTTAAGTCGGTTTGATTGCCATAAAATACCGAGAGAGGGATGGTGGCCACACCAAATTCGGTGACTAATCGTTTGGTGAAATCGATATCATTTTCATCGGAAATGTTTTGAAATGATGCAGTTTGAAAATACGTTCCTTCACAAGGCAACAATTCAAAAGCGGTTTCTTTTAAAAGGTTTTGAAAGAAATCTCTTTTTTGATGATAGAGTTTTGAAACTTCTTCAATGTGAAAAACGTTTAAGTATTCATTAATCGAAGCTTGAGCCAAACTATTCACACTAAAAACCAA
Coding sequences within it:
- a CDS encoding tetratricopeptide repeat protein → MATYNKRGFKSPKPKEIEDIEENVDVDAKDSTTAEVFNTLDVGASKAEEWVVRNQKYIFGIVGAIAVVTVGFLLYQKFVVEPKQLEAADEMFVAQQNFQQAIDATTGQDSLFNLALNGAEGKFGFIKIAEEYSGTDAGNLANYYAGIAYLNTGKNTEAIAHLDKFSSDDMILSTLAQGAIGDAFAQKNQLKEALDYYKKAAEMNVNDLTTPRFLLKAGQTAYTLGQKADALKYFTEIKEKYESAPEARNIDGLIGMAQ
- the ribH gene encoding 6,7-dimethyl-8-ribityllumazine synthase is translated as MATENKNLSQYDKNTLPNVSQLSFGIVVSEWNETITEGLFQGALDTLLDCNVNPENIIRWNVPGSFELIYGCKKMMDKHPNLAGIIAIGSVIQGETKHFDFVCEGVTQGIKDLNILGKMPVIFCVLTDNNMQQSLDRSGGKHGNKGVEAAVAAVKMTDYI
- the mutL gene encoding DNA mismatch repair endonuclease MutL, yielding MSSIIQLLPDHVANQIAAGEVVQRPASVVKELLENAVDAKASDIKLIVKDAGRSLIQVIDNGLGMNVTDARMCFERHATSKIRHAEDLFSLYTKGFRGEALASIAAIAHVELKTKQEQDELGTHIIIEGSKFISQDPSVLPKGTSFAVKNLFFNIPARRNFLKSDTVEHRHIVDEFQRVALAHPNIHFTFIHNGGELFNLPSSNLRQRIVAMFSGKTNEKLVPISEETEIVKAQGFVSKPEFSKKSRSEQFFFVNNRFIKSGYLHHAVMAAYEGLLKDGMQPGYFIYLDVPPNTIDINIHPTKTEIKFDDEHALYAILRSTVKHSLGQFNVAPVLDFERDPNLDTPYNYQEKDASMPLIQVDANFNPFAEDKPTKTFSGSGYRERKSETANWESLYVGLKNDTQEIENITFEQDAVTSSLFNDNEIEENKNRTYQIHKKYIVSSIKSGMMVIDQQRAHQRILYEQYLKNITVQQASSQHLLFPIELYFSVNEIELIKDLKMSLENTGFVFDSIENDKLTISGIPILVTESEVAIVLEELMNDLQNGIPDSSFSLNDSIAKSMARSLAVRTGTYLTEREQENIVNGLFACKEPDVSPFNKPTFITISVDDLDKKFAI
- a CDS encoding rhomboid family intramembrane serine protease, with the translated sequence MMRMTETVKQLLIINVIFYIGSNTIAPAAYDYLALHYPLNEGFRWWQPITHMFMHAQMPNLMHIFFNMFGLIMFGSALEHFWGWKKFLFFYISCGLGAALLHMGMTYYEINTLMSQLSDLNLTEADVNYLLSTNHFQHFDSDGKIISGKLNEILERVNASQDQYNIIVQAANEYRTTAVGASGALYGVLAAFAFMFPNAELMMLFIPIPIKAKYFVPALVAFDLFMGIQGGSIFGSGGGIAHFAHVGGAVTGFLMMWMWKKNQFNDKRWD
- a CDS encoding rhomboid family intramembrane serine protease codes for the protein MSILNEIKQQFRMGGVTEKLIYLNVILFAVPWILKGILSLFGIGFGFTEYISLSSNPSDLLWKPWSVLTYAFFHADFFHILFNLIVLNFAGRLFLTFFTQKQLLSLYLMGAIFSGVIFIISYLVFPALINRNALLIGASGAIMAVVFATTTYAPHMQVRLLLIGTVKLWYIAVFYLIIDFISLSFNNVGGHIAHLGGALFGYLYSSQLKNGTDITKPFTSFVDGLVNLFRGRKSAPFKKVHKNESFAKPKPAAKDKTQQQIDEILDKISKSGYDSLTKEEKEFLFKAGKS
- a CDS encoding endonuclease/exonuclease/phosphatase family protein, giving the protein MKNLGWFNKVILFFNIVLTVLTFVAYILPFLAPRLFPILSVLTLFLPLMLILNLLFFSYWLIQFKRQMLLSGIVLLLGITFVNKFYKLSETNLPKEENDFVVMSYNVRLFNLYDWIERDVSLPISTFIKEQTPDILCIQEFSNRNEVDFRVYKHKYVFIEGKNTKLGQAIFSKYPIVNEGVIPFPNSTNNAIYADVKRGKDTIRVYSMHLQSIKITPDVHEIDENIQGVSQDQSKRMLRRMSTSFKSQQNQAEIIKKHKADCKYPIIICGDMNNSPFSFVYRSIKGDLNDAFEEAGSGFGTTYSFKYYPARIDYIFTDKKFVVKQFSSFPNFRNSDHFPIVTRLAFETEK
- a CDS encoding WbqC family protein — translated: MKALVHPTYFPSISHYAAMVQAEQVVFEMEDNFQKQTNRNRMYIYSPNGIQMLNIPIKHSKVGNQKCKDVKIEPDFNWQKQHFKSLEAAYRTSPFFEYFEDDIAPIFQKKHTFLMDLNLEVFELLNQCVGISISPEKTIEYFHEVNDVSDFRYLANGKKDQTQCERYTQVFGEKHGFLNNLSVLDLLFNEGRYALDYLKKQQL